A region of Necator americanus strain Aroian chromosome I, whole genome shotgun sequence DNA encodes the following proteins:
- a CDS encoding hypothetical protein (NECATOR_CHRI.G1762.T1), which yields MPHNSSSSSFLGRLSARSSFISPKEVKVTVQLLNDADTVSNEFKRSQPAQSILDYICELKNIREKDYLGLRYQDHNKHRYWVDLSRPISHIAKQFKTDSLALRLRFRYYPAEPSHLREDVSRYQLFMQLQRDLLHGRLYCPQNQSAELAALILQTQLGDYNETVHCGDYVSQYKLLLKQTPRLEEKIAEIHKSLRGKSTSAAELEFLEKASRLDTYGFDPYTVKDPKDPSHAVYLGVSHKGILIYHANQKVHHIPWSYLSKVDYVGKEVYIYPMESYVPPACNGCIDDAANHKTKDRKSRLVLKYQCPSGTFAKHLWNHILSQQAFFNEQSALMIKPKFSKPRIPLLSRGSTFRYPSRRVLREIESTDIASDSELTANGSVHVANAPSSPAFVRFELPRQEPRGEQPWLNKYQTMPNMKINHNNNEVKVEEKPVEEFAAVTTTSALNSSPVDLSSYPSSTQAVPTTSSVPDEVPSDQMSTTAAKTQDNRKNRNENVTSFTVRLVKYERSPTASPEPEESLESSRNGDKHDVPPTASSHLSSAEERQPINGTAPSISKNGSLQQTDDVTHRSIVARCANIFFSTFLISLLLLTLSIAVFERKEASDWIESKPWLSHVRHSYYEPTRQIVLDKYQKYFVR from the exons ATGCCTCACAACTCATCCTCGTCCTCGTTTCTCGGTCGACTGTCGGCCCGATCGAGTTTCATCTCACCGAAAGAAGTTAAAGTAACCGTACAACTTCTGAACGATGCCGACACAGTGTCCAATGAGTTTAAG aGATCCCaacctgcacaatcgatcttGGACTACATTTGTGAGTTGAAAAACATTCGCGAGAAGGATTACCTTGGACTTCGTTATCAAGACCATAACAAACATCGT tatTGGGTCGACTTGTCAAGGCCGATCTCTCATATTGCAAAACAATTCAAGA CCGATTCGCTTGCTCTCCGTCTGCGTTTTCGATATTACCCGGCTGAGCCGTcacatctgagggaagatgtcAGCAG GTACCAACTGTTCATGCAGTTGCAACGTGATTTGCTGCATGGCCGCCTCTACTGTCCCCAAAACCAGTCAGCTGAACTTGCAGCACTCATTTTACAAA CTCAGTTAGGCGACTATAATGAAACAGTTCATTGCGGTGATTACGTCTCACAGTACAAACTTCTGCTCAAGCAAACACCACGATTAGAGGAGAAGATTGCAGAGATTCACAAATCACTACG tgggAAATCGACGTCAGCAGCTGAGCTAGAATTCCTCGAGAAGGCCAGCCGACTCGACACGTATGGGTTTGACCCATATACTGTGAAG gatcCCAAGGATCCTTCACATGCCGTTTACCTTGGTGTATCGCACAAAGGCATCTTGATTTATCACGCAAATCAAAAAGTCCATCACATTCCATG GTCGTACCTATCGAAGGTGGACTATGTTGGAAAAGAAGTGTACATCTATCCAATGGAATCATATGTTCCACCTGCCTGCAATGGTTGCATTGATGATGCCGCAAACCACAAGACGAAG GACCGCAAATCTCGACTTGTTCTAAAGTACCAATGCCCATCTGGAACGTTCGCGAAACATCTCTGGAATCACATTCTGAGTCAACAGGCATTCTTCAACGAGCAGAGTGCCCTAATGATCAAGCCGAAATTTTCTAA ACCACGAATTCCGCTACTGTCGCGTGGTTCAACGTTCCGTTACCCGTCACGTCGAGTTCTTCGTGAGATCGAAAGCACAGACATCGCGTCAGACAGTGAACTTACCGCAAATGGGTCAGTGCATGTCGCTAATGCACCTTCATC GCCAGCTTTTGTGCGATTTGAACTTCCTCGTCAAGAACCGCGGGGAGAACAACCGTGGCTAAATAAATACCAAACTATGCCGAACATGAAGATCAATCATAACAACAATGAGGTCAAGGTGGAAGAGAAACCTGTTGAGGAATTTGCAGCGG TAACAACAACGTCTGCGCTCAACTCCTCTCCAGTCGATCTAAGTTCGTATCCATCAAGTACCCAAGCTGTTCCGACCACATCCTCAGTACCTGATGAAGTTCCAAGCGACCAAATGTCTACAACCGCAGCAAAAACGCAGGATAATAGGAAGAACCGGAATGAGAACGTC ACTTCGTTCACCGTTCGTTTGGTCAAGTACGAGCGCAGCCCAACGGCTTCG CCCGAGCCAGAAGAGTCTCTTGAATCAAGCAGGAATGGAGACAAACATGACGTTCCACCCACAGCAAGCTCTCATTTATCCAGCGCTGAAGAAAGACAACCGATCAATGGAACG GCACCGAGTATTTCCAAAAATGGCTCGCTACAACAAACGGACGATGTAACACATCGCTCTATCGTTGCACGATGCGCgaacatatttttctccaCGTTTCTGATATCTTTATTGCTATTGACATTATCAATAGCTGTTTTTGAG cGTAAAGAAGCATCAGATTGGATCGAAAGTAAACCGTGGTTGTCACATGTTCGGCACTCGTACTACGAGCCAACCCGACAAATCGTACTGGACAAGTATCAGAAATACTTTGTTCGTTAA
- a CDS encoding hypothetical protein (NECATOR_CHRI.G1765.T2), translating to MVDVDARESAQQANPGPVESLLRQSTTATHRAVNAIRSAEAAKANLRDDINSLTTSFDKAIQKSLALIDRLDESVYSGRIDNAQKRAKIEKEAQALIDKAHSNPAENSDLRLFERTVDVLKDSAIGLHREYFDYDETVDANDILAQKRANLKYFLFHVLEYTYRTNALQKSVKDKEQKMKQGRMETQQLRSQREGDAQRNSTFTWVPHCLLEDILNELSVALREFQDSDAAIKTLASNVEKIVDEMKDKLARGVYGETARRNPTDEATFGTRRSTVAATTSGYTL from the exons atGGTGGATGTGGACGCTCGAGAAAGCGCCCAACAAGCTAATCCGGGGCCGGTCGAG TCACTTCTTCGCCAATCGACTACAGCCACTCATCGAGCGGTGAATGCGATCCGATCGGCAGAAGCTGCAAAGGCGAATCTTCGTGATGACATCAACTCGCTGACGACGTCGTTTGATAAAGCAATTCAGAAG AGTCTGGCTCTCATTGATCGACTGGATGAATCAGTATATTCTGGAAGAATTGACAATGCTCAAAAGAGGGcaaaaatagagaaagaagCCCAAGCATTGATCGACAAGGCT CACTCTAATCCAGCTGAAAACAGCGATCTACGCTTGTTCGAGCGGACTGTGGATGTGTTGAAa GATTCTGCCATTGGGCTGCATCGTGAATATTTCGACTACGATGAAACTGTAGATGCCAACGATATCCTGGCTCAG AAACGAGCaaatctaaaatattttttgtttcatgttCTGGAGTACACATATCGCACTAATGCACTACAGAAATCTGTCAAAGACAAGGagcagaaaatgaaacagGGAAGAATGGAAACG cagcagttaagaAGTCAGAGAGAAggggatgcacaaaggaattctaccttcacgtgggTTCCTCACTGTCTT ttggAAGATATCCTGAACGAATTATCGGTGGCCTTACGAGAATTTCAAGATTCTGATGCGGCTATCAAAACGCTTGCTTCTAATGTCGAAAAGATTGTTGATGAGATGAAGGATAAACTAGCTCGAGGG GTTTATGGAGAAACAGCGCGAAGAAATCCAACCGACGAAGCGACGTTTGGAACGC GTAGATCCACTGTTGCAGCGACAACATCAGGATATACTTTATAA
- a CDS encoding hypothetical protein (NECATOR_CHRI.G1762.T2): MPHNSSSSSFLGRLSARSSFISPKEVKVTVQLLNDADTVSNEFKRSQPAQSILDYICELKNIREKDYLGLRYQDHNKHRYWVDLSRPISHIAKQFKSGFFANTADSLALRLRFRYYPAEPSHLREDVSRYQLFMQLQRDLLHGRLYCPQNQSAELAALILQTQLGDYNETVHCGDYVSQYKLLLKQTPRLEEKIAEIHKSLRGKSTSAAELEFLEKASRLDTYGFDPYTVKDPKDPSHAVYLGVSHKGILIYHANQKVHHIPWSYLSKVDYVGKEVYIYPMESYVPPACNGCIDDAANHKTKDRKSRLVLKYQCPSGTFAKHLWNHILSQQAFFNEQSALMIKPKFSKPRIPLLSRGSTFRYPSRRVLREIESTDIASDSELTANGPAFVRFELPRQEPRGEQPWLNKYQTMPNMKINHNNNEVKVEEKPVEEFAAVTTTSALNSSPVDLSSYPSSTQAVPTTSSVPDEVPSDQMSTTAAKTQDNRKNRNENVTSFTVRLVKYERSPTASPEPEESLESSRNGDKHDVPPTASSHLSSAEERQPINGTAPSISKNGSLQQTDDVTHRSIVARCANIFFSTFLISLLLLTLSIAVFERKEASDWIESKPWLSHVRHSYYEPTRQIVLDKYQKYFVR; the protein is encoded by the exons ATGCCTCACAACTCATCCTCGTCCTCGTTTCTCGGTCGACTGTCGGCCCGATCGAGTTTCATCTCACCGAAAGAAGTTAAAGTAACCGTACAACTTCTGAACGATGCCGACACAGTGTCCAATGAGTTTAAG aGATCCCaacctgcacaatcgatcttGGACTACATTTGTGAGTTGAAAAACATTCGCGAGAAGGATTACCTTGGACTTCGTTATCAAGACCATAACAAACATCGT tatTGGGTCGACTTGTCAAGGCCGATCTCTCATATTGCAAAACAATTCAAGAGTGGGTTCTTTGCAAATACAG CCGATTCGCTTGCTCTCCGTCTGCGTTTTCGATATTACCCGGCTGAGCCGTcacatctgagggaagatgtcAGCAG GTACCAACTGTTCATGCAGTTGCAACGTGATTTGCTGCATGGCCGCCTCTACTGTCCCCAAAACCAGTCAGCTGAACTTGCAGCACTCATTTTACAAA CTCAGTTAGGCGACTATAATGAAACAGTTCATTGCGGTGATTACGTCTCACAGTACAAACTTCTGCTCAAGCAAACACCACGATTAGAGGAGAAGATTGCAGAGATTCACAAATCACTACG tgggAAATCGACGTCAGCAGCTGAGCTAGAATTCCTCGAGAAGGCCAGCCGACTCGACACGTATGGGTTTGACCCATATACTGTGAAG gatcCCAAGGATCCTTCACATGCCGTTTACCTTGGTGTATCGCACAAAGGCATCTTGATTTATCACGCAAATCAAAAAGTCCATCACATTCCATG GTCGTACCTATCGAAGGTGGACTATGTTGGAAAAGAAGTGTACATCTATCCAATGGAATCATATGTTCCACCTGCCTGCAATGGTTGCATTGATGATGCCGCAAACCACAAGACGAAG GACCGCAAATCTCGACTTGTTCTAAAGTACCAATGCCCATCTGGAACGTTCGCGAAACATCTCTGGAATCACATTCTGAGTCAACAGGCATTCTTCAACGAGCAGAGTGCCCTAATGATCAAGCCGAAATTTTCTAA ACCACGAATTCCGCTACTGTCGCGTGGTTCAACGTTCCGTTACCCGTCACGTCGAGTTCTTCGTGAGATCGAAAGCACAGACATCGCGTCAGACAGTGAACTTACCGCAAATGG GCCAGCTTTTGTGCGATTTGAACTTCCTCGTCAAGAACCGCGGGGAGAACAACCGTGGCTAAATAAATACCAAACTATGCCGAACATGAAGATCAATCATAACAACAATGAGGTCAAGGTGGAAGAGAAACCTGTTGAGGAATTTGCAGCGG TAACAACAACGTCTGCGCTCAACTCCTCTCCAGTCGATCTAAGTTCGTATCCATCAAGTACCCAAGCTGTTCCGACCACATCCTCAGTACCTGATGAAGTTCCAAGCGACCAAATGTCTACAACCGCAGCAAAAACGCAGGATAATAGGAAGAACCGGAATGAGAACGTC ACTTCGTTCACCGTTCGTTTGGTCAAGTACGAGCGCAGCCCAACGGCTTCG CCCGAGCCAGAAGAGTCTCTTGAATCAAGCAGGAATGGAGACAAACATGACGTTCCACCCACAGCAAGCTCTCATTTATCCAGCGCTGAAGAAAGACAACCGATCAATGGAACG GCACCGAGTATTTCCAAAAATGGCTCGCTACAACAAACGGACGATGTAACACATCGCTCTATCGTTGCACGATGCGCgaacatatttttctccaCGTTTCTGATATCTTTATTGCTATTGACATTATCAATAGCTGTTTTTGAG cGTAAAGAAGCATCAGATTGGATCGAAAGTAAACCGTGGTTGTCACATGTTCGGCACTCGTACTACGAGCCAACCCGACAAATCGTACTGGACAAGTATCAGAAATACTTTGTTCGTTAA
- a CDS encoding hypothetical protein (NECATOR_CHRI.G1762.T3): protein MPHNSSSSSFLGRLSARSSFISPKEVKVTVQLLNDADTVSNEFKRSQPAQSILDYICELKNIREKDYLGLRYQDHNKHRYWVDLSRPISHIAKQFKTDSLALRLRFRYYPAEPSHLREDVSRYQLFMQLQRDLLHGRLYCPQNQSAELAALILQTQLGDYNETVHCGDYVSQYKLLLKQTPRLEEKIAEIHKSLRGKSTSAAELEFLEKASRLDTYGFDPYTVKDPKDPSHAVYLGVSHKGILIYHANQKVHHIPWSYLSKVDYVGKEVYIYPMESYVPPACNGCIDDAANHKTKDRKSRLVLKYQCPSGTFAKHLWNHILSQQAFFNEQSALMIKPKFSKPRIPLLSRGSTFRYPSRRVLREIESTDIASDSELTANGPAFVRFELPRQEPRGEQPWLNKYQTMPNMKINHNNNEVKVEEKPVEEFAAVTTTSALNSSPVDLSSYPSSTQAVPTTSSVPDEVPSDQMSTTAAKTQDNRKNRNENVTSFTVRLVKYERSPTASPEPEESLESSRNGDKHDVPPTASSHLSSAEERQPINGTAPSISKNGSLQQTDDVTHRSIVARCANIFFSTFLISLLLLTLSIAVFERKEASDWIESKPWLSHVRHSYYEPTRQIVLDKYQKYFVR, encoded by the exons ATGCCTCACAACTCATCCTCGTCCTCGTTTCTCGGTCGACTGTCGGCCCGATCGAGTTTCATCTCACCGAAAGAAGTTAAAGTAACCGTACAACTTCTGAACGATGCCGACACAGTGTCCAATGAGTTTAAG aGATCCCaacctgcacaatcgatcttGGACTACATTTGTGAGTTGAAAAACATTCGCGAGAAGGATTACCTTGGACTTCGTTATCAAGACCATAACAAACATCGT tatTGGGTCGACTTGTCAAGGCCGATCTCTCATATTGCAAAACAATTCAAGA CCGATTCGCTTGCTCTCCGTCTGCGTTTTCGATATTACCCGGCTGAGCCGTcacatctgagggaagatgtcAGCAG GTACCAACTGTTCATGCAGTTGCAACGTGATTTGCTGCATGGCCGCCTCTACTGTCCCCAAAACCAGTCAGCTGAACTTGCAGCACTCATTTTACAAA CTCAGTTAGGCGACTATAATGAAACAGTTCATTGCGGTGATTACGTCTCACAGTACAAACTTCTGCTCAAGCAAACACCACGATTAGAGGAGAAGATTGCAGAGATTCACAAATCACTACG tgggAAATCGACGTCAGCAGCTGAGCTAGAATTCCTCGAGAAGGCCAGCCGACTCGACACGTATGGGTTTGACCCATATACTGTGAAG gatcCCAAGGATCCTTCACATGCCGTTTACCTTGGTGTATCGCACAAAGGCATCTTGATTTATCACGCAAATCAAAAAGTCCATCACATTCCATG GTCGTACCTATCGAAGGTGGACTATGTTGGAAAAGAAGTGTACATCTATCCAATGGAATCATATGTTCCACCTGCCTGCAATGGTTGCATTGATGATGCCGCAAACCACAAGACGAAG GACCGCAAATCTCGACTTGTTCTAAAGTACCAATGCCCATCTGGAACGTTCGCGAAACATCTCTGGAATCACATTCTGAGTCAACAGGCATTCTTCAACGAGCAGAGTGCCCTAATGATCAAGCCGAAATTTTCTAA ACCACGAATTCCGCTACTGTCGCGTGGTTCAACGTTCCGTTACCCGTCACGTCGAGTTCTTCGTGAGATCGAAAGCACAGACATCGCGTCAGACAGTGAACTTACCGCAAATGG GCCAGCTTTTGTGCGATTTGAACTTCCTCGTCAAGAACCGCGGGGAGAACAACCGTGGCTAAATAAATACCAAACTATGCCGAACATGAAGATCAATCATAACAACAATGAGGTCAAGGTGGAAGAGAAACCTGTTGAGGAATTTGCAGCGG TAACAACAACGTCTGCGCTCAACTCCTCTCCAGTCGATCTAAGTTCGTATCCATCAAGTACCCAAGCTGTTCCGACCACATCCTCAGTACCTGATGAAGTTCCAAGCGACCAAATGTCTACAACCGCAGCAAAAACGCAGGATAATAGGAAGAACCGGAATGAGAACGTC ACTTCGTTCACCGTTCGTTTGGTCAAGTACGAGCGCAGCCCAACGGCTTCG CCCGAGCCAGAAGAGTCTCTTGAATCAAGCAGGAATGGAGACAAACATGACGTTCCACCCACAGCAAGCTCTCATTTATCCAGCGCTGAAGAAAGACAACCGATCAATGGAACG GCACCGAGTATTTCCAAAAATGGCTCGCTACAACAAACGGACGATGTAACACATCGCTCTATCGTTGCACGATGCGCgaacatatttttctccaCGTTTCTGATATCTTTATTGCTATTGACATTATCAATAGCTGTTTTTGAG cGTAAAGAAGCATCAGATTGGATCGAAAGTAAACCGTGGTTGTCACATGTTCGGCACTCGTACTACGAGCCAACCCGACAAATCGTACTGGACAAGTATCAGAAATACTTTGTTCGTTAA
- a CDS encoding hypothetical protein (NECATOR_CHRI.G1762.T4) — MPHNSSSSSFLGRLSARSSFISPKEVKVTVQLLNDADTVSNEFKRSQPAQSILDYICELKNIREKDYLGLRYQDHNKHRYWVDLSRPISHIAKQFKTDSLALRLRFRYYPAEPSHLREDVSRYQLFMQLQRDLLHGRLYCPQNQSAELAALILQTQLGDYNETVHCGDYVSQYKLLLKQTPRLEEKIAEIHKSLRGKSTSAAELEFLEKASRLDTYGFDPYTVKDPKDPSHAVYLGVSHKGILIYHANQKVHHIPWSYLSKVDYVGKEVYIYPMESYVPPACNGCIDDAANHKTKDRKSRLVLKYQCPSGTFAKHLWNHILSQQAFFNEQSALMIKPKFSKPRIPLLSRGSTFRYPSRRVLREIESTDIASDSELTANGPAFVRFELPRQEPRGEQPWLNKYQTMPNMKINHNNNEVKVEEKPVEEFAAVTTTSALNSSPVDLSSYPSSTQAVPTTSSVPDEVPSDQMSTTAAKTQDNRKNRNENVPEPEESLESSRNGDKHDVPPTASSHLSSAEERQPINGTAPSISKNGSLQQTDDVTHRSIVARCANIFFSTFLISLLLLTLSIAVFERKEASDWIESKPWLSHVRHSYYEPTRQIVLDKYQKYFVR; from the exons ATGCCTCACAACTCATCCTCGTCCTCGTTTCTCGGTCGACTGTCGGCCCGATCGAGTTTCATCTCACCGAAAGAAGTTAAAGTAACCGTACAACTTCTGAACGATGCCGACACAGTGTCCAATGAGTTTAAG aGATCCCaacctgcacaatcgatcttGGACTACATTTGTGAGTTGAAAAACATTCGCGAGAAGGATTACCTTGGACTTCGTTATCAAGACCATAACAAACATCGT tatTGGGTCGACTTGTCAAGGCCGATCTCTCATATTGCAAAACAATTCAAGA CCGATTCGCTTGCTCTCCGTCTGCGTTTTCGATATTACCCGGCTGAGCCGTcacatctgagggaagatgtcAGCAG GTACCAACTGTTCATGCAGTTGCAACGTGATTTGCTGCATGGCCGCCTCTACTGTCCCCAAAACCAGTCAGCTGAACTTGCAGCACTCATTTTACAAA CTCAGTTAGGCGACTATAATGAAACAGTTCATTGCGGTGATTACGTCTCACAGTACAAACTTCTGCTCAAGCAAACACCACGATTAGAGGAGAAGATTGCAGAGATTCACAAATCACTACG tgggAAATCGACGTCAGCAGCTGAGCTAGAATTCCTCGAGAAGGCCAGCCGACTCGACACGTATGGGTTTGACCCATATACTGTGAAG gatcCCAAGGATCCTTCACATGCCGTTTACCTTGGTGTATCGCACAAAGGCATCTTGATTTATCACGCAAATCAAAAAGTCCATCACATTCCATG GTCGTACCTATCGAAGGTGGACTATGTTGGAAAAGAAGTGTACATCTATCCAATGGAATCATATGTTCCACCTGCCTGCAATGGTTGCATTGATGATGCCGCAAACCACAAGACGAAG GACCGCAAATCTCGACTTGTTCTAAAGTACCAATGCCCATCTGGAACGTTCGCGAAACATCTCTGGAATCACATTCTGAGTCAACAGGCATTCTTCAACGAGCAGAGTGCCCTAATGATCAAGCCGAAATTTTCTAA ACCACGAATTCCGCTACTGTCGCGTGGTTCAACGTTCCGTTACCCGTCACGTCGAGTTCTTCGTGAGATCGAAAGCACAGACATCGCGTCAGACAGTGAACTTACCGCAAATGG GCCAGCTTTTGTGCGATTTGAACTTCCTCGTCAAGAACCGCGGGGAGAACAACCGTGGCTAAATAAATACCAAACTATGCCGAACATGAAGATCAATCATAACAACAATGAGGTCAAGGTGGAAGAGAAACCTGTTGAGGAATTTGCAGCGG TAACAACAACGTCTGCGCTCAACTCCTCTCCAGTCGATCTAAGTTCGTATCCATCAAGTACCCAAGCTGTTCCGACCACATCCTCAGTACCTGATGAAGTTCCAAGCGACCAAATGTCTACAACCGCAGCAAAAACGCAGGATAATAGGAAGAACCGGAATGAGAACGTC CCCGAGCCAGAAGAGTCTCTTGAATCAAGCAGGAATGGAGACAAACATGACGTTCCACCCACAGCAAGCTCTCATTTATCCAGCGCTGAAGAAAGACAACCGATCAATGGAACG GCACCGAGTATTTCCAAAAATGGCTCGCTACAACAAACGGACGATGTAACACATCGCTCTATCGTTGCACGATGCGCgaacatatttttctccaCGTTTCTGATATCTTTATTGCTATTGACATTATCAATAGCTGTTTTTGAG cGTAAAGAAGCATCAGATTGGATCGAAAGTAAACCGTGGTTGTCACATGTTCGGCACTCGTACTACGAGCCAACCCGACAAATCGTACTGGACAAGTATCAGAAATACTTTGTTCGTTAA
- a CDS encoding hypothetical protein (NECATOR_CHRI.G1763.T1) translates to MTDISLPQKLAKFQMHCSSTICMHLKGTHMLTIDPGTSAPLREQQMVQHVDIGNLRRKFKFETVRSENGRRKEESADSQTCRLVD, encoded by the coding sequence ATGACTGATATCAGTCTACCTCAAAAACTGGCAAAATTCCAAATGCATTGCTCATCTACGATATGCATGCATTTAAAGGGCACTCATATGCTGACTATCGATCCGGGCACTTCAGCCCCGTTGAGGGAGCAACAAATGGTGCAGCACGTAGACATTGGAAATCTTCGTCGAAAGTTCAAATTCGAGACGGTTCGCAGCGAAAATGGGCGACGCAAGGAGGAGAGCGCAGACAGTCAGACTTGTCGTCTCGTAGATTGA
- a CDS encoding hypothetical protein (NECATOR_CHRI.G1764.T1) — protein sequence MQAEMVDQLPVDTYRVRWTLNVPGLAEIKEPGQQVTITELVQSKNVTINNQQIKVDGLGQTVSGLVPLTYLQPKFKKTSKIENQISAANPVKEDVAKGEWWMGRVSCIDVGIRLSRDPSLIMGSYAVCQPPEMEPVDAGEWAEFVLVVRNISGSVDQWVYEWELNHRYNQRFGKKFKARKIGNDIIKAPPASPIPSIAYFLIKRTEEGMFYIESEKTFLSIDLLLSHYYDNVLPIDGESEASKQAFSLVLRGISQFDSLPHTFPRPILGAMKKPSYQKKDRSPLQLFLGGAQKSLKDFRARVAKRVIFFDNEQKETLYKGYLYYNGTYNVVTIRKMRPKLYNQKAFDKDIKRLNKTMQSSKDGGSKQDANVGKIRNGFQFLSHIVGFGGDPIEKYGKWIAYEFITGIPLDRFLQRRKYMSDSMFLREKSEILYQVSAGMRFLELNSLCHRHLRGSNIIVHEEGSHMYGVKITDYMVTYHFLDEEWVEKINLFDLDWPWWAPECVLYRCFDIVSDVWAFGCVIFEINHDGLGPYAFQKRRPQSHRDLQSIFESGEQMCIVREDDAESFLEELLFMCIRYNPDTRPTFDHLFHFFRELLFDFAVGPSAAIEKYIKKAPKKFEHPKRSTLIPEDDKILKKET from the exons ATGCAAGCAGAAATGGTTGACCAGCTGCCTGTGGACACCTACAGG GTAAGATGGACATTGAACGTACCTGGATTGGCTGAAATAAAAGAGCCTGGCCAGCAAGTCACTATCACCGAACTTGTTCAGAG TAAAAATGTCACGATCAACAATCAGCAAATCAAAGTAGATGGGTTGGGACAGACTGTCTCTGGCCTAGTTCCCTTGACCTATTTGCAaccaaaattcaagaaaacatC AAAGattgaaaatcaaatttcCGCTGCTAATCCGGTCAAAGAAGATGTGGCGAAAGGAGA ATGGTGGATGGGACGTGTTTCTTGCATCGATGTTGGCATACGACTATCCAGAGATCCCTCATTAATCATGGGTAGCTACGCAGTATGTCAACCACCG GAGATGGAACCAGTGGACGCAGGAGAGTGGGCGGAGTTTGTGTTGGTTGTAAGGAACATTTCAG GTAGTGTGGATCAGTGGGTATACGAATGGGAGCTCAACCATAGGTACAACCAAAGATTTGGGAAGAAATTCAAG GCAAGAAAAATTGGCAACGATATCATCAAAGCACCTCCAGCAAGTCCAATTCCGTCAATAGCTTACTTTCTTATAAAACGAACCGA agaaggCATGTTCTATATAGAATCTGAAAAAACGTTCCTATCTATCGATCTGCTGCTTTCGCATTACTACG ACAACGTTTTGCCGATTGACGGTGAGAGCGAGGCTTCGAAACAAGCTTTCTCTCTAGTGCTTCGTGGTATTAGCCAGTTTGACAGCTTGCCACATACGTTTCCAAGGCCTATCTTAG GAGCCATGAAAAAACCGTCCTACCAAAAGAAGGATCGTTCACCACTCCAACTATTTCTTGGTGGTGCTCAGAAATCGTTGAAAGATTTTAGAGCAAG AGTCGCTAAACGAGTGATCTTTTTCGATAACGAACAAAAGGAAACACTCTATAAAGGGTATCTTTACTACAATGGCACCTACAATGTAGTAACGATCCGTAAGATGCGACCAAAACTGTACAACCAGAAAGCGTTCGATAAGGACATCAA ACGATTGAATAAAACTATGCAATCGAGCAAAGATGGTGGATC AAAGCAAGACGCAAATGTGGGAAAGATCAGGAACGGTTTTCAGTTTCTCTCGCATATTGTCGGGTTCGGTGGTGATCCTATTGAG AAATACGGCAAGTGGATCGCGTATGAGTTTATCACAGGCATCCCCTTGGATCGATTCCTACAACGCCGAAAGTACATGAGCGATTCTAtgtttttgagggaaaaatcCGAAATTTTGTATCAG GTCAGCGCTGGTATGCGATTCCTCGAATTGAACAGCTTATGCCATCGTCATTTGCGAGGTTCAAATATCATCGTGCACGAAGAGGGTTCGCACATGTACGGGGTCAAGATCACCGACTACATGGTCACCTACCATTTTCTGGACGAG gaGTGGGTGGAGAAAATCAACCTGTTCGATCTGGATTGGCCATGGTGGGCACCGGAATGTGTCCTGTACAGGTGTTTCGACATTGTCAGCGATGTGTGGGCTTTTGGATGTGTTATTTTCGAG ATAAATCACGACGGGCTCGGCCCATATGCTTTCCAGAAGCGTCGCCCTCAATCACATCGCGa cCTACAATCAATCTTTGAAAGTGGTGAACAGATGTGCATAGTGCGCGAGGATGATGCGGAGTCGTTCCTCGAAGAACTTCTCTTTATGTGTATACGATATAATCCAGAC ACTCGTCCAACGTTCGACCAtctgttccacttttttcgtgAACTTCTCTTTGATTTCGCTGTGGGTCCCAGTGCTGCCATCGAAAAATACATAAAGAAAGCCCCAAAGAAATTTGAGCACCCGAAAAGGAGTACTTTGATACCAGAG GATGACAAAATTCTCAAGAAAGAAACCTAG